Proteins co-encoded in one Callospermophilus lateralis isolate mCalLat2 chromosome 2, mCalLat2.hap1, whole genome shotgun sequence genomic window:
- the Atg2a gene encoding autophagy-related protein 2 homolog A isoform X3: MSRWLWPWSNCVKERVCRYLLHHYLGHFFQEHLSLDQLSLDLYKGSVALRDIHLETWSVNEVLESMESPLELVEGFVGSIEVAVPWAALLTDHCTVRVSGLQLTLQPRQGQGPGAADSQSWASCMTTSLQLAQECLREGYPEPSEPPQPLEGLEMFAQTIETVLRRIKVTFLNTVVRVEHSPGDGEHGVAVEVHVQRLEYCDEAVRDPSQAPPVDVHQPPAFLHKLLQLAGVRLHFEEFPPQVEPPEPPLQIGSCSGYMELMVKLKQNEAFPGPKLEVAGQLGSLHLLLTPRQLQQLQDLLSAVSLADPEGLADKLNKSRPLGAEDLWLIEQDLNQQLQAGAVAEPLSPEPLSNPLVNLDGTDLFFSMTGLTSSVTSAVSELSLSDVDLGSSVHSNMASRRLSAPTPAAGKAAPTPIPDTMRPDSLLKMTLGGVTLTLLQTSAPSSGPPDLATHFFAEFDAAKDGPFGSREFHHLRPRFQKACPCSHVRLTGTAVQLSWELRTSSRGRRTSSTEVHFGQLEVLECLWPRGTLEPEYTEILSFPSNMGSQASARPCAHLRHTQTLRRVPKSRPRRSIARHCHSELSLDLADFQADVELGALDRLAALLHMATTPPEPPAGLLAEPPPATEQQTVFRLSAPRATLRLRFPIADLRPERDPWAGQAVRAEQLRLELSDPQFRSELSSGPGPPAPTRLELTCSDLHGIYEDGEKPPVPCLRVSKALDPKSTGHKYFLPQIVLILDPQSGSTQWEMAPEKGEDLELSTESPCELREPEPSPFSSKRTMYETEEMVIPGDPEEMRTFQSRTLALSRCSLEVLLPSAHIFLPSKEVYESIYNRINNDLLMWEPADLLPTPDPATQPPGFLGSSGFWHDNFKMCKSAFKLDSDSDDEDTHFFSVGASGVHQAPAPEPRRRHSQSTFSTLVTVLKGRITALCEAKDEGGRRLEVAHGELVLDVERGTIFSVSQYRGQPGLGYFCLEAEKATLYHRAAVDNYLLSSHLELPSFTPPTQLAPTIYPSEEGVTERGASGRKGQGQGPPMLSAAVRIHLDPHKNVKEFLVTLRLHKATLRHYMALPEQSWHSQLLEFLDVLDDPVLGYLPPTVITVLHTHLFSCAVDYRPLYLPVRVLLTAETFTLSSNIVMDTSTFLLRFILDDSALYLSDKCEVETLDLRRDYVCVLDVDLLELVIKTWKGSTEGKLSQPLFELRCSNNVVHVHSCADSCAMLANLLQYVMSAGDLHPPPRPPSPTEIAGQKVQLSESPASLPSCPPVETALINQRDLADALLDTERSLRELAQPAGERSGAQPPFTPPGGSAGSLGSCSEAKEEEEEEGDGDTLDSDEFCILDAPGLGIPPRDGEPVVTQLHPGPIVVQDGHFSRPLGSTDLLRAPAHFPVPSSRVVLREVSLVWHLYGGRDFGPHPGHRARVGLTGPRGSPSRCSGPNRPQNSWRTQGGSGRQHQVLMEIQLSKVSFQHEVYPEEPAVGTVPSQELEERPLSRQVLIVQELEIRDRLATSQINKFLHLHTSEQLPRRTHSNMLTIKALHVAPTTNVGGPECCLRVSLMPLRLNVDQDALFFLKDFFTSLAAGINPLVPGETSAEAHPETRGRPSSPQEGQPKSTDTSSSQEASGSGHGSSVEQQPIYFREFRFTSEVPIWLDYHGKHVTMDQVGTFAGLLIGLAQLNCSELKLKRLCCRHGLLGVDKVLGYALNEWLQDIRKNQLPGLLGGVGPMHSVVQLFQGFRDLLWLPIEQYRKDGRLMRGLQRGAASFGSSTASAALELSNRLVQAIQATAETVYDILSPAAPISRSLQDKRSARRLRKGQQPADLREGVAKAYDTVREGILDTAQTICDVASRGHEQKGLTGAVGGVIRQLPPTVVKPFILATEATSNLLGGMRNQILPDAHKDHALKWRSEEAQD, encoded by the exons ATGTCACGATGGCTGTGGCCATGGTCGAACTGTGTGAAAGAGCGGGTCTGCCGATACTTGCTGCACCATTACTTGgggcacttctttcaggaacacctCAGCCTGGACCAGCTCAGCCTGGATCTGTACAAGGGCAGCGTTGCTCTGCGGGATATCCACCTGGAGACCTGG TCTGTGAATGAGGTTCTGGAGTCAATGGAGTCGCCACTGGAGCTGGTGGAAGGCTTTGTGGGCTCCATCGAGGTGGCTGTGCCCTGGGCTGCGCTGCTCACTGATCACTGCACCGTGCGCGTGTCAGGCCTCCAGCTTACCCTGCAGCCCCGCCAGGGACAAG GACCAGGGGCTGCTGACTCACAGAGCTGGGCCTCCTGCATGACCACAAGCCTGCAGCTGGCTCAGGAGTGTCTGCGGGAGGGGTACCCTGAGCCCTCTGAGCCCCCACAGCCTCTGGAGGGACTGGAGATGTTTGCCCAGACCATTGAGACTG tgcTGCGGAGAATCAAGGTGACCTTCCTGAACACTGTTGTGAGGGTGGAGCACTCACCAGGTGATGGGGAGCACGGCGTGGCTGTGGAGGTCCATGTACAGAG ACTGGAGTACTGTGACGAGGCAGTGCGGGACCCAAGCCAGGCGCCACCGGTAGACGTGCACCAGCCACCAGCCTTCCTGCACAAGCTGCTGCAGCTGGCAGGGGTGCGTCTGCACTTCGAGGAGTTCCCCCCGCAG GTAGAACCGCCAGAGCCGCCCTTGCAAATAGGCAGCTGCTCAGGGTACATGGAGCTGATGGTGAAGCTGAAGCAAAACGAGGCCTTCCCAGGCCCCAAG TTGGAGGTGGCAGGACAGCTGGGCTCTCTGCACCTGCTTCTGACCCCACGGCAGCTCCAGCAGCTTCAGGATCTGCTCAGTGCTGTTAGCCTTGCAG ACCCTGAAGGCCTGGCTGACAAGCTGAACAAGAGCCGCCCGCTCGGTGCTGAAGACCTGTGGCTGATCGAGCAGGACCTGAACCAGCAGCTGCAGGCGGGTGCTGTGGCCGAGCCTCTCAGCCCAGAGCCCCTCTCTAACCCTCTTGTCAACTTGGACGGCACTG ACCTCTTCTTTTCCATGACTGGCCTTACGAGCAGTGTGACCTCAGCAGTCTCTGAGCTCTCCCTCTCTGATGTGGACCTGGGCTCCTCTGTGCATAGCAACATGGCTTCCCGCCGACTCTCTGCCCCTACCCCCGCAGCTG GCAAGGCGGCCCCCACACCCATTCCGGACACCATGCGCCCTGATTCGCTGCTGAAGATGACCCTGGGGGGTGTGACCCTGACTTTGCTTCAGACTTCTGCCCCATCTTCTGGACCACCTGACCTCGCTACCCATTTTTTTGCTGAGTTTGATGCTGCCAAGGATGGGCCATTCGGCTCCCGAGAATTCCACCATCTCCGGCCACGCTTCCAGAAAGCCTGCCCCTGTAGCCATGTTCG GCTCACAGGCACAGCTGTGCAGCTGTCCTGGGAGCTGCGGACCAGCAGTAGGGGCCGGCGGACGAGCAGCACAGAAGTGCACTTTGGGCAGCTGGAGGTGCTGGAATGCTTGTGGCCCAGGGGCACTTTGGAGCCCGAGTACACAGAG ATCCTGAGTTTCCCCAGTAACATGGGCTCCCAGGCCTCAGCTCGGCCCTGTGCCCACCTGCGCCACACACAGACTCTGCGCCGGGTGCCCAAG AGCCGGCCCCGGCGCTCCATTGCCCGCCATTGCCACTCAGAACTGTCCCTGGACCTAGCCGATTTTCAAGCAGATGTGGAGCTGGGGGCCCTGGATCGCCTGGCTGCCCTGTTGCACATGGCCACCACACCCCCTGAGCCTCCTGCTGGCCTTCTG GCAGAGCCTCCACCAGCCACTGAGCAGCAGACAGTATTTCGGCTTTCAGCACCCCGGGCCACACTGAGGCTGCGATTCCCCATCGCTGACCTGAGGCCCGAGCGGGACCCTTGGGCAGGCCAGGCTGTGCGGGCTGAGCAACTGCGGCTGGAGCTGAGTGATCCTCAATTCCGGTCAGAGCTTAGCAGTGGGCCTGGCCCCCCAGCCCCCACCCGCCTGGAACTTACCTGCTCGGACCTGCATG GAATCTATGAAGATGGAGAAAAGCCACCAGTCCCCTGCCTCCGTGTCTCCAAAGCCCTGGACCCCAAGAGTACTGGACACAAGTACTTCCTCCCCCA GATAGTGTTGATCCTGGACCCCCAGTCCGGCAGCACACAGTGGGAGATGGCCCCAGAGAAGGGAGAAGACCTGGAGCTGTCCACCGAGAGTCCGTGCGAGCTGCGGGAGCCTGAGCCCTCGCCCTTCTCCTCTAAGAGGACCATGTATGAGACGGAGGAG ATGGTGATCCCTGGAGACCCTGAGGAGATGAGGACGTTCCAGAGCCGGACTCTGGCGCTGTCCCGCTGCAGCCTGGAGGTGCTTCTGCCCAGCGCCCACATCTTCCTGCCCAGCAAGGAGGTCTACGAGAGCATCTACAACAG GATCAACAATGATCTGCTCATGTGGGAGCCCGCGGACCTGCTTCCCACCCCTGACCCCGCCACTCAACCCCCTGGTTTCCTGGGCTCCTCCGGCTTCTGGCATGACAACTTCAAGATGTGCAAGTCAGCCTTCAAGCTGG ACTCTGACTCGGATGATGAGGACACCCACTTCTTCTCAGTGGGGGCCTCAGGTGTCCACCAGGCCCCCGCCCCTGAGCCCCGACGCCGTCACTCCCAGAGTACCTTCTCTACGCTGGTGACGGTGCTGAAGGGTCGGATCACAGCCCTCTGTGAAGCCAAG GACGAAGGTGGGAGGCGGCTGGAGGTCGCACATGGGGAGCTGGTGCTGGATGTGGAACGGGGCACCATCTTCAGTGTCTCTCAGTACCGCGGCCAGCCGGGGCTCGGCTACTTCTGCCTCGAGGCTGAAAAGGCCACACTCTACCACCGAG CGGCTGTGGATAACTACCTGCTATCCAGTCACCTGGAACTGCCCAGCTTTACTCCCCCAACCCAGCTGGCCCCCACCATCTACCCCTCAGAGGAAGGGGTGACTGAGCGGGGAGCCTCAGGCCgcaagggccagggccagggccctCCCATGCTGTCTGCCGCTGTGCGCATCCACCTGGACCCCCACAAGAATGTCAAG GAGTTCCTGGTGACACTCAGGTTGCACAAAGCCACCCTGCGCCACTACATGGCCCTACCTGAACAGAGCTGGCACTCCCAG CTGCTGGAGTTCTTAGATGTGCTGGATGACCCCGTGCTGGGCTATCTGCCCCCAACAGTCATCACTGTCCTGCACACACATCTGTTCTCCTGCGCTGTGGACTACAG GCCCCTCTACCTCCCTGTTCGTGTCCTTCTTACTGCTGAGACCTTCACCCTCTCCAGCAACATCGTCATGGACACATCCACCTTCTTGCTCAG GTTCATCCTTGACGACTCCGCCTTGTACCTGTCCGATAAGTGTGAGGTGGAGACCCTGGATCTGCGGCGAG ATTATGTCTGTGTCTTGGACGTGGACCTCCTGGAACTGGTGATCAAAACGTGGAAGGGGAGCACTGAGGGCAAACTG AGCCAGCCACTGTTCGAGCTGCGCTGCTCCAACAATGTGGTTCATGTGCACAGCTGCGCCGACTCCTGCGCCATGCTGGCCAATCTGCTGCAGTACGTAATGAGCGCAGGCGACCTGCACCCCCCACCCCGGCCCCCCAGCCCCACGGAGATCGCCGGCCAGAAGGTACAG CTCTCCGAGAGCCCTGCCTCCCTGCCCTCGTGCCCACCAGTGGAGACAGCACTCATCAACCAGCGGGACCTGGCTGATGCCCTTCTGGACACAGAGCGCAGCCTGCGGGAGCTGGCCCAGCCTGCAG GTGAACGGAGTGGGGCCCAGCCCCCTTTCACCCCTCCTGGAGGCTCCGCTGGCAGCTTAGGGTCCTGCTCTGAGgcgaaggaagaggaggaagaggagggggatgGAGACACCCTGGACAGTGACGAGTTCTGCATCCTCGACGCTCCTGGCCTAGGCATCCCG CCCCGAGATGGGGAACCCGTGGTGACGCAGCTGCATCCAGGTCCCATTGTCGTGCAGGATGGACATTTCTCCCGGCCGCTGGGGAGCACAGACCTGCTGCGGGCACCTGCCCACTTCCCAGTGCCCAGCAGTCGTGTGGTGCTACGTGAGGTCTCCCTGGTCTGGCACCTCTATGGGGGCCGAGACTTTGGCCCCCACCCTGGCCACAG AGCAAGAGTTGGACTCACAGGCCCCAGGGGCTCCCCTTCCCGCTGCTCTGGTCCCAACCGGCCCCAGAACTCCTGGCGAACGCAGGGAGGCAGTGGGCGGCAACACCAGGTCCTCATGGAGATCCAGCTGAGCAAG GTGAGCTTCCAGCATGAGGTGTACCCAGAGGAGCCGGCTGTAGGCACAGTCCCTAGCCAGGAGCTGGAAGAGCGGCCACTGTCCCGCCAGGTGCTCATTGTGCAAGAGCTGGAAATCCGCGACCGGCTGGCCACCTCCCAGATTAACAAGTTCCTGCACCTCCACACGAGCGAGCAGCTGCCGCGGCGTACCCACTCCAACATG CTCACCATCAAAGCGCTGCACGTGGCCCCCACCACCAATGTGGGTGGACCTGAGTGCTGTCTCCGTGTCTCGCTGATGCCCCTGCGGCTCAATGTGGACCAG GATGCCCTCTTCTTCCTCAAGGACTTCTTCACTAGTCTGGCAGCTGGCATCAACCCCTTGGTCCCAGGAGAGACCTCTGCGGAGG CTCACCCTGAGACCCGAGGCCGGCCCAGTAGCCCTCAGGAAGGGCAGCCCAAGAGCACAGACACCAGCAGCTCACAAGAGGCCTCTGGCAGTGGACACGGTTCCTCTGTTGAGCAGCAACCAATCTACTTCAG GGAGTTCCGCTTCACATCTGAAGTGCCCATCTGGCTGGATTATCATGGCAAGCACGTCACCATGGATCAAGTG GGCACTTTCGCTGGCCTCCTCATCGGCCTGGCCCAGCTCAATTGCTCCGAGCTGAAGCTAAAGCGACTCTGCTGCCGGCACGG GCTCCTGGGTGTGGACAAGGTCCTGGGCTACGCTCTCAACGAGTGGCTACAGGACATCCGCAAGAACCAGCTGCCCGGCCTGCTGGGCGGTGTGGGCCCCATGCACTCAGTCGTTCAACTCT TCCAAGGGTTCCGAGACCTGCTGTGGCTGCCCATTGAGCAGTACAGGAAGGACGGGCGCCTCATGCGAGGGCTGCAGCGGGGGGCCGCCTCCTTCGGCTCGTCCACGGCCTCTGCTGCCCTGGAACTGAGCAACCGGTTGGTGCAGGCCATCCAG GCCACAGCTGAGACAGTGTACGACATCCTATCCCCGGCGGCGCCCATCTCCCGCTCCCTGCAGGACAAGCGCTCTGCTCGGAGGCTGCGCAAGGGCCAGCAGCCCGCTGACCTCCGGGAAGGCGTGGCCAAGGCCTATGACACTGTTCGAGAG GGCATCCTGGACACAGCTCAGACCATCTGTGATGTGGCGTCACGGGGCCATGAGCAGAAGGGTTTGACAGGCGCCGTGGGAGGGGTGATCCGCCAGCTGCCCCCAACGGTGGTGAAGCCATTCATCCTAGCCACGGAGGCCACGTCCAATCTGCTCGGGGGCATGCGCAACCAGATCCTGCCTGATGCCCACAAGGACCATGCTCTCAAGTGGCGCTCCGAGGAGGCCCAGGACTGA